A genomic region of Raphanus sativus cultivar WK10039 chromosome 6, ASM80110v3, whole genome shotgun sequence contains the following coding sequences:
- the LOC108806854 gene encoding 60S ribosomal protein L27a-2: MATGLKKNRKKRGHVSAGHGRIGKHRKHPGGRGNAGGMHHHRILFDKYHPGYFGKVGMRYFHKLRNKFYCPIVNLDKLWSLVPEDVKAKASKDKVPMIDVTQHGFFKVLGKGHLPENRPFVVKAKLISKTAEKKIKEAGGAVVLTA, encoded by the coding sequence ATGGCGACGGGGTTGAAGAAGAACAGGAAGAAGAGAGGCCACGTCAGCGCCGGTCACGGGCGTATCGGGAAGCACCGCAAGCATCCCGGAGGTCGCGGTAACGCGGGAGGTATGCATCACCACCGTATCCTCTTCGACAAGTACCATCCAGGTTACTTCGGGAAGGTCGGTATGAGGTACTTCCACAAGCTCCGCAACAAGTTCTACTGCCCCATCGTCAACCTCGACAAGCTCTGGTCGCTAGTCCCCGAGGACGTGAAGGCGAAGGCGAGCAAGGATAAGGTGCCGATGATCGATGTGACGCAGCACGGGTTCTTCAAGGTTCTGGGCAAAGGTCATTTGCCTGAGAACAGGCCTTTTGTCGTGAAGGCGAAGCTTATTTCGAAGACTGCTGAAAAGAAGATTAAGGAGGCTGGTGGGGCCGTCGTGCTTACAGCCTAA